AGCTACGCTATGCCCGGAATCGGTGCACGATTATGGTCGCGACGATCTTCTGGTGGTCTCTGGGATGGGCGCTGATGCTGCACGCCGCGCGGGCCAGACGCTCCTGACGGCGGGCGCCGAAGCCTTGGTCAGCGTTGGTACAGCTGGGGCACTGCAGCCTGATCTACAGCCAGGGGATCTCTGTATCCCGGAGCAGATCCTTTGGCAGAGCCAGAATTTTCCCACAGCCCCGGTCTTGGTTGAGTCATTTCAGCGGCGTTTTCCCACAGCCAGGGCTGGGGCTCTACTTTCCCTCCCCCAGGTTTTGTCTGACCCCCAGGAAAAGGCGAAATATGCCGAGCAGGCGTTGGCTGTCGATATGGAAAGTGGCGTCCTCGCCGCTTTGGCTGCGCAGCAGGGGGTACCGGTTTTGGCGTTGCGGGTCGTCATCGATACCCACGATACTCGTCTTCCGGACGCGGTGCGCTACGGTGTGGATGCCTATGGGCGCCCGCAGCCGCTGCGGTTTTTGCGCTATCTGCTGCGACGCCCGCAAGATCTGCCCCAACTCTTGCGCCTAGGTCAGCAAATGCAGAAGGCGCAAGCGACGCTGCGACAGTTGCGGAGGGCAATACAGATGGAAGAGTGTGCATGCGCGCGCTGATCACCGGCGCTTCGGGTTTCGTCGGCGCGGCGGTGCTGCGGCGGCTGGTGCTGGAGGGCGTGCCAGTGCGCGTCTTGGCCCGACCGGGTGCGGATGATGCGGCGTGGAAAGACCTGCCGGATATTGAAGTGGTAGAAGGAGATCTCTGCGATCCCGCTAGCTTGGAGCGCGCAGTGCTGGGCTGCCGTTGGGTCTTTCATGTGGCCGCCGATTACCGCCTGTGGGTTCCAGATCCGGAAATAATGTACCGCGCCAATGTCGATGGCAGCGAAACGCTGCTGCGGGCGGCGTTGGTGGCAGGTGTCGAGCGTATCGTATATACCAGCAGTGTGGCGGTGCTCGGCTTGCGTAGCGATGGGCAGCCGAGTACGGAAGAAACTCCCTCGTCCATCGATGATATGATTGGACATTACAAACGCTCCAAATTCCTCGCCGAGGAACGCGTGCGGGTCCTATGTCGCGAGCAGGGGGCGCCGATTGTCATCGTCAATCCGTCCACACCCATCGGCCCCGCTGATCGCAAACCGACCCCTACCGGACGCATGGTATTGGAGGCTGCGGCGGGACGTATGCCGGCCTATGTCGATACGGGCCTGAATGTCGTACATGTGGATGATGTCGCCATGGGGCATTGGCTGGCCCTGCAATATGGAAAACCTGGAGAGCGATACATCCTCGGTGGTGACAATCTCTCCCTGCGCGCCATCCTGACGCGGATCAGCGGGTTGACGGGGCGACCTTCGCCCCGCTTTCGGGTACCGCGACGCTTACTCTACCCCATTGCCTGGGTCTCAGAGGCTTGGGTGCGCTGGCGTGGCAGCGGTCTTCCGCTGGTGAGCGTCGACGAATTACGGATGGCCGCGCATCATATGTATTTCGACTCCCGCAAGGCGGAACAAGAACTCGGCTATACCCATCGACCCGCCGAAGAGGCCTTGCGCGATGCGGTCGCTTGGTTTGCTGAACATCACTACTTCTGACGTGGTGATCGCCTGGATCTTTGCATTTCTGGCGCTTCTGTCCTGTCTGTACTGGGGGCTCGCCTGGTTGCGCATCGCGCGTTGGCGGCCGCGATTGCCCGAGTTCGCGCCGGGGGAGCCCGTGACCTGCGCTGCGGGAATCAGTGTGCTCAAGCCTCTACACGGTGTAGAGCCGCAGCTGCCAGAGAATTTGCGCAGCTTCATCGCGCAACACTATTCTCCGTTTGAATTGCTCTGCGGGGTCCAGGACGCGCAAGATCCCGTTCTGCCCTTGCTGGAACCGTTGCAGGGACAGAACGGTCTGCGTATTGTGCGTCATACGGTTCAGCTGGGTAGTAATCCGAAAGTCAATAACCTGGCAGGGATCTATCCGCACGCGCGCTACCCGATTCTGGTGTTGGCGGATGCGGATATTCGCGTCGGTCCAGACTATCTTGCGCAACTCGCGCAAGAACTGGATCGCCCCGGAGTTGGGCTAAGCAGTTGCCTCTATCGGGCGCGGACACTCCCCGGGCTGTGGTCGCAAGTGCTGGGGGTGCAGATTCAGGAGCATTTCCTACCTTCGGTGTTGGCGGCAGCAGCGCTTGGCCCCAATCTCTACTGTGGTGGCGCCACCATCGCTCTGCGCCGGGATGTGTTCGAGCGCTGTGGCGGATTTGCCGCGCTGGCGGATGAATTGGCTGACGATTACGCCATTGGCGCCCATGTCCGGGCCCTCGGTTACCGTAGCATCGTTAGTGATGTGCTGGTCGAAACACTGGTGGCGGAGGACAGTTTTCGCAGTTTTTACGCCCACGCCTTACGCTGGGCGCGGACCACCCGGGCCGTGCAACCCTGGGGGCATGCCTTCTCCTTTCTGACCTACCCGTTACCCCTGGTCCTGATCGCCGCATTATGCTGGCAAGGTTGGGCTTTTGCTCCCCTGGTGCTGGTCCTAGCCTTGCGCCTCGTGTACCATTGGCAGATTGGACGAAAATTGCACTCGCCTCTAATGGTGCTGGCGGTTGGTCTGGCTGATTTCCTCGGGCTATCGATTTGGGCACATGCGCAAATTGCCGGGAAGGTCCACTGGCGTGGGCGCAATTTTTCCATCGATGCCCATGGGCAAATGCATGACGGAGTAGAGCGATGACGATGAAAACCTTGTTCCTGCAGGCCCCTTCCTTTGAGGGTTTTGATGGCGGGGCCGGCTCTCGCTACCAGGCCAAGCGCGAAATTCGCTCTTTCTGGTTTCCGACCTGGCTAGCGCAGCCAGCGGCCATGATCCCGGGCAGTCGCCTGCTTGATGCGCCGCCCGCAGACATCACCGTAGAGGAAACGCTACGGGTGGCAGCGAGCTACGAGTTGTGCATCATCCATACCAGTACGCCCTCGTTTCCCTCCGATGTGCGCATGGCAGAAATGCTCAAGGCCCATTATCCAAAGATGCTGATTGGCCTGGTTGGGGCGAAAGTCGCCGTGGAGCCGGAGGAATCCTTGCAGGCTTCCCCTGCCATCGATTTCGTGGCGCGAGAAGAATTTGATTACACCCTGAAAGAGATTGCCGAAGGCCGGCCCTTTGCCGAGGTAGATGGCATCAACTATCGCGATGCCAACGGTCTGCTGGTGCGCACGCCAGATCGCGCCATGATCGAAGATATGGATGCCTTACCGTTTGTCTCCGAGGTCTACAAGCGGGACTTACATATCGAGGATTATTTCATTGGCTATCTGAAACACCCGTACATTTCTTTCTATACCGGCCGTGGTTGTCGTTCCCAGTGTACATTCTGCCTCTGGCCGCAGACCGTAGGAGGCCACCGCTACCGGACTCGCAGCGCGGCCAGTGTCATCGAAGAGGTGAAATACATTCAGAAAGCCTTCCCGCAAGTACAGGAAGTCTTCTTTGACGATGACACTTTCACTGATGATCGCCCGCGTGCCGAAGAGATTGCCCGCGGCCTGGGCAAGCTGGGAGTGACTTGGTCCTGCAATGCCAAGGCCAATGTACCCTATGAAACCCTCAAGGTGCTGCGCGACAACGGTCTGCGCCTTTTGCTCGTTGGCTATGAGTCGGGCAATCAGCAGATTCTCAACAATATCAAGAAGGGTCTGAAGGTCGAGGCGGCGCGCAAATTTACCGCTGATTGCCACAAGCTTGGCATTGCCATTCATGGCACCTTTATTCTCGGTCTGCCTGGTGAGACGAAAGAGACTATTCAGCAAACCATTAATTTTGCTAAAGAAATCAATCCACACACCATTCAGGTATCTCTTGCTGCGCCGTATCCTGGCACCTATTTGTACAATCAGGCGAAGGAGCAGGGCTGGCTCACGGAAGAGGATGAGGCGCATCTGGTGAATGATCGTGGTGTGCAGATCAGTCCGATGAGCTACCCGCATCTCAATCACACAGAGATTTTTGATTCCGTTGAGGTGATGTACAAGAAATTCTACTTTCGTGCGGGTAAGATTGCCGAGATCACCGGTGAGATGCTGCGCAGTTCGCAGATGATGAAGCGTCGTCTGCGTGAGGGGGTGGAGTTTGTACGCTTTCTGCGGCAGCGTCATGGTTAAGTGTGGCGGGCGAACGCAGAATCATTTTCAATGCTGATGATTTTGGGCTGGACCCGGCGGTAAATGCCGCGGTCGTCTCAGCCCATCGGCGAGGAATCCTCAATAGCGCAAGCCTGATGGTGTCTGCCACCGCAGCAGCGGAGGCGATCACCTTGGCGCGTAAATTGCCAGAACTTGGAGTGGGTTTGCATTTAACCCTGGTGGATGGTGTTCCCATATTGCCTGCGGCCCAGGTCCCCGACCTCGTGGACGGGCATGGGCGTTTCGCAGCTGACCTCTGGAAACGGGGGTTCCGCTATTTTTTTCTGCCCCGGGTGCGGCGTCAGCTCGCAGCAGAAATTTCCGCCCAGTATGCTGCCTTTGCCGATTCTGGTCTGTCCCTCGATCATGTCAACGCCCATAAACATCTCCATGCGCATCCGACGGTGCTGCGCTTGCTCATCGAGATCGGCAAGCGGTTTTCCTTGCGCGCTGTGCGTGTCCCCCGTGAGCCCCTGGGTCTGGCACGGCAGCTGGCGCCGGTCAGCGCTGGAACAGCTTTGGGCGCGCGTCTCCTCTCGACCTGGGCAGGGGGTATGCGCCGCGTGATCCGTGCGCATGGCCTCCTGTGCAATGATCTCCTGCTTGGTCTGCAATCTACCGGGCAGATGGACGTCCGGCGCGTTCGCCGCGCCTTGGCCATTGCGCCCGCGGGACAATTGACGGAATTATATTTTCATCCTGCTGAAGAGCAGACTGCAGCTTTGCG
The window above is part of the Acidithiobacillus acidisediminis genome. Proteins encoded here:
- the hpnA gene encoding hopanoid-associated sugar epimerase, with product MRALITGASGFVGAAVLRRLVLEGVPVRVLARPGADDAAWKDLPDIEVVEGDLCDPASLERAVLGCRWVFHVAADYRLWVPDPEIMYRANVDGSETLLRAALVAGVERIVYTSSVAVLGLRSDGQPSTEETPSSIDDMIGHYKRSKFLAEERVRVLCREQGAPIVIVNPSTPIGPADRKPTPTGRMVLEAAAGRMPAYVDTGLNVVHVDDVAMGHWLALQYGKPGERYILGGDNLSLRAILTRISGLTGRPSPRFRVPRRLLYPIAWVSEAWVRWRGSGLPLVSVDELRMAAHHMYFDSRKAEQELGYTHRPAEEALRDAVAWFAEHHYF
- the hpnI gene encoding bacteriohopanetetrol glucosamine biosynthesis glycosyltransferase HpnI translates to MRSLGLLNITTSDVVIAWIFAFLALLSCLYWGLAWLRIARWRPRLPEFAPGEPVTCAAGISVLKPLHGVEPQLPENLRSFIAQHYSPFELLCGVQDAQDPVLPLLEPLQGQNGLRIVRHTVQLGSNPKVNNLAGIYPHARYPILVLADADIRVGPDYLAQLAQELDRPGVGLSSCLYRARTLPGLWSQVLGVQIQEHFLPSVLAAAALGPNLYCGGATIALRRDVFERCGGFAALADELADDYAIGAHVRALGYRSIVSDVLVETLVAEDSFRSFYAHALRWARTTRAVQPWGHAFSFLTYPLPLVLIAALCWQGWAFAPLVLVLALRLVYHWQIGRKLHSPLMVLAVGLADFLGLSIWAHAQIAGKVHWRGRNFSIDAHGQMHDGVER
- the hpnJ gene encoding hopanoid biosynthesis associated radical SAM protein HpnJ, with the protein product MTMKTLFLQAPSFEGFDGGAGSRYQAKREIRSFWFPTWLAQPAAMIPGSRLLDAPPADITVEETLRVAASYELCIIHTSTPSFPSDVRMAEMLKAHYPKMLIGLVGAKVAVEPEESLQASPAIDFVAREEFDYTLKEIAEGRPFAEVDGINYRDANGLLVRTPDRAMIEDMDALPFVSEVYKRDLHIEDYFIGYLKHPYISFYTGRGCRSQCTFCLWPQTVGGHRYRTRSAASVIEEVKYIQKAFPQVQEVFFDDDTFTDDRPRAEEIARGLGKLGVTWSCNAKANVPYETLKVLRDNGLRLLLVGYESGNQQILNNIKKGLKVEAARKFTADCHKLGIAIHGTFILGLPGETKETIQQTINFAKEINPHTIQVSLAAPYPGTYLYNQAKEQGWLTEEDEAHLVNDRGVQISPMSYPHLNHTEIFDSVEVMYKKFYFRAGKIAEITGEMLRSSQMMKRRLREGVEFVRFLRQRHG
- the hpnK gene encoding hopanoid biosynthesis-associated protein HpnK; this translates as MAGERRIIFNADDFGLDPAVNAAVVSAHRRGILNSASLMVSATAAAEAITLARKLPELGVGLHLTLVDGVPILPAAQVPDLVDGHGRFAADLWKRGFRYFFLPRVRRQLAAEISAQYAAFADSGLSLDHVNAHKHLHAHPTVLRLLIEIGKRFSLRAVRVPREPLGLARQLAPVSAGTALGARLLSTWAGGMRRVIRAHGLLCNDLLLGLQSTGQMDVRRVRRALAIAPAGQLTELYFHPAEEQTAALRELMPDYRPVVEWQALCDSALVEELCAQGIRTGSYRDFARG